AACTAACGTTCATTTCCGGGAAAACAGAGAATGAGGTTGCAGAAAAAGTTCCGGACCTTCCGATAGTAAATGGATGGAAAATAGGCATCGGTTGGTTTAGTAGTGAGTTTGGTCAAAATGTATTACCAACTAGAAAATCAATTGACGAGGTTTGTTCAGAAATTCCAGTAGTATTGATTTCTGGAGATGCTCACACGATCTGGATGAATACCAAAGCGATGACGTTACTACATATAACCACAGATCAGTTACCTAAAGAGGTAAGTGGAGAAGCGATAGCAGATGAGGACGGATTGACAGGCGTTTTCTTTGAAGCGATAGCTATTCACTATTTGGCTTTGATTTTACAGCCTTTAAAAAAAGACTTTCAAGTAGAGTTTCAAAATTATGTAGGGCATTTAAATAAAATGGGAATTACGACTCTTGGAGATGTAGCTCTGACAGGCGAAGCGCTAGATGATTTCATTTATCCAGAACTTTATGAAACGGTTCAAGAAGATTCCAAGATTCGAATTAGTTTTTATCCCGCTATGAGAGAAGAAACAGAAACCATTGAAAAAATGGCTGAGAACTATCATTCAGAAACACTAACATTTGCTGGGGTCAAACAATTTTTCGATGGTGTAACTAGTACGCATACTGCATTCTTAAAAGAAGAATATGAAACGCCCTATTTTTCAGGAGATGTTGGGTTATCCTTACTACCTGTAGAGAAGATGAAGCAATTGATTTTTAATGCAAATGAAAAAGGGTGGCCCATCAGAATTCATACGGTTGGGGATCTAGCGATTCACTTGGCCTTAAATTACTACCAAGAAAGTCAAGAACAGTTTCCATTAGCAGATGACATGTATAATACGCTAGAGCATTTAGAAGTAATGGATGCAGTGGACGTACCACTTGTTCACCAAAAAAATCTTGTACTCTCTGTTCAACCCAGTCATTTATTAGTTGGATGGGACACATTGGATGATGAAGTAGGGTCCATGCGAGCAAGTCAGATGTTTCCGTTTCGAAGTTTTTTAAATGAAGGAGCAACATTAGGATTTGGTACGGATTCTCCAGTAGTGGTAGATATAACACCGATAGAATCCATTTATTTTGCAGTTGCAAGAAAAGATTTAGCCGGTTATCCAACAGAAGGATTAATGCCAGAACAACGAATTTCCATTCCTGAAGCTTTATTTGCACATACAAGGGGTGCAGCAATGGCTCTAAGTAGAAGTGATGTCGGCTCTTTAGATATTGGAACACTAGCAGATATCTGTGTGTTGGATCATAATATTTTAGAAGATACACCAGAGGAATTGTTAAAAACTAAAATGATTGCTACTTATTTTGATGGAGAATTATTAAAAGATTAAATAATTAGTAAAATAAAAAAACACCTGAAATATACAATATATTTCAGGTGTTTTTGTCATATATGACCTATGTCATAATATCTGACTTTGGTCATATGAAATATATTGATGGCGCTTTTATTGGCATGTTATCAGTGATAAGCTATACCTATCTTAAAAAGAGGAGCGGTTAGAATGGCGAGAAAAAAGAGATTTGGTGATTCTGTACAAAAGTTTGGACGAACACTTTTATTGCCAATCGGTGTATTAGCACCTGTTGGAATGATTTTAGGAATTAGTGGTGCATTTGTACAGCCATATATGATTGAGCGGTTTGCTTTTTTAGGTAATGATAGTGTTAATGCACTTTTAATTAGTATTCGTACCATTGCTAGTGTTGTTTTTGATAATATTCCTCTCCTATTCGCAATGGGGGTTGCATATGGGATGAGTAAAAAAGATAAAGGAATATCTGTTTTTGCTGCGGTTACTGGTTACTTAACTCTTATTATTACTATGAACGTCTGGTTAACTCTGACAGGTAAAATGGCTGATCCCGAAATTATGACCCAAGTCGGACAAATTAATGTATTAGGTATTCAAACAATGAATATTAGTGCTGCAGGTGGAATTATCACAGGGTTAATTGGAGCATGGGCAACGGATAAGTTTTACAATTTGGAACTACCGACTGCTTTTGCTTTCTTCTCTGGAAAAAAATCTGTTCCAATTATTACAATTGGTATCATGATCGCGGTTGGTGCTTTGCTACCATTTATTTGGGAAATATTTGTAGGTGCCTTAATGAAGCTATCTGTTGTATTTTTAAGTACGATGGGACCTTTCTTTACGGCAGCAGGGGAACGTTTATTTATTCCATTTGGTTTGCATCATGTATGGAATGCTTTGTTCCGTTTCACCGAAGCGGGAGGATCATATATTATTGATGGTCAAACTTTTGTTGGGGTCGTACCCGCTATGAATGAAGTATTGTTTAATCAAGGGCCGAACACTGAATATTGGTCTATGATGCCTGAATTGACTCGTTTTATGGCACAACAACAGATGCTTGTAACTTTATTCTTGTTTCCTGGAATTGCTTTTGCTATGTATAAAACCACTAGAGAAGAGAATAAGATAGAAGTTCGTTCTATGCTTATTACGATGGTTTTAACTGCAATGTTAGGAAATGTTACGGAACCACTAGAGTTTACTTTTGTATTTATTGCACCTTTACTCTTTGTAGTTTATGCAGGTATTGTAGGAATTGGGGCAGTGTTACTTTCTTTAGCAAACGTAGGGATTGGTTATATCCGTGGTACTATTTTTGATTTTGCAATCTTTGGTCTATTATATGAACGTACAAACTGGATTTTCTTAGTTTTAATAGGATCTGGATTGGGAATTCTAACCTATTTCCTATTTAAATGGGCAATTTTAAAATATGATATCAAAACACCTGGGAGAGAAGAATCACAAAATCTAGATAATACATTGATTCGTGAAAAAAGATACGATGAAATTGCAGGAATTGTTGTAGAAGCTTTAGGTGGAAGAAACAATATTGAAACGGTAGAAAACTGTATCACACGCTTACGAATTGATATTAATGATCCAAGAGCGGTTGATAAAGATTTGTTGGAAAAATCAGGTTCTACAGGATTTTTCTTCCCAGCTGATAAACATATTCATATTGTATATGGTCCTCAGGTAGAATTTGTTCGAAATGCAGTGGATGAGGCCTTATCAAAATAAAGAAAAGTAGAAAATGATTTTTAGGAGGACGGATAGAATGAGAGCATTATATGATTCAAAAAGCAAAACGATGGATGATAGAGGAATCAAACATCTATTTTCTGATGAAGAGAAGTATAAAACATGGTTGTTATTTGAAACAGCATTGGCAGAAGCACAGGCTGAAGAAGGCTTCATTCCTGAACAAGCTGCTAAAGATATAAAAGAAGCTGCAAAAATAGAAAATATTGATTTTGAAGAAATGGATCGAATTTATCGGGAAATTGGACATGGATTTGTTCCCTTTTTAAAAGTATTAGTAAAAGCTTGTCCAGTAGAGAGCGGTAAATATATCCATTATGGAATTACTACACAAAATATTCAGCAGAGTTCACAGTTATACATGGTCAAACAAGTTCATCATAAATATATGCAGTTAATTGGAGAAATCTTAGAAAACCTAAGCATATTAGCTGAAGAGAACAAAGATGCGGTGATGGCAGGACGCACACATGGTCGTCATGCTACTCCAATTACATATGGTTATAAAGTATCTGTTTGGATTAGTGAATTTATTGAATGTTACGAACGAATGCAAGAAGTGGAAAAACGAGTATTTAAAATCATGATGGGAGGGGCGGTTGGTACCTTTAGTTCTATGCCCGAAGTAGGTCCAACTGTTCAAAAGAGAGTTGCTGAATTAACTGGAATGTATCCAATGGAGGTTCCTTCTAGAAATATTAGTACGCATAAAATTGAGTATATGATGAATTTATCTTTGATGGCTAATATTTGTCATAAAATAGCTGAAGAAGTATATAGTACAACATTAGAAGAGATTGCAGAAGTTTCAGAAGGATTCCGTGAAGGAACGGTTGGAAGTAGCACAATGCCACATAAAATCAATCCGAAGCTCGCAAAAGGGATTGTTGCAAATTCTCAAAAATTATATTCATTACCAGGTCTAGGTATGTATTCATCCGTTCGACCTTATGAAGGTGATAGTAGTAGTTATATGCTATTTGATGGCATTCTAGAAGAAGCATTAGAGCTAACAACAGAGGTCTTGTTACGAACCGAAGAGTTAACGCGAACAATGGTGCCGCACCGTGAACGTATGCTACATAATGTATGGAGAAATAAAGGTCTCGATAACACTGAGAATGTGATGATGGAATTAGCAACGAAATTAGGAAAAGATCAATCTCACTCCTTGATGTATGAAATTGCGATGAAGACTGCAAATGATGGGGAAGATTTCTATACTAATTTAATGGCTAATGATTTAATTTCGGAGGAATTTACTGAAGAAGAAGTACGAAATATGATTGATCCAAGTAATTATATAGGGTTATCTGTTGAAATTGCAGAAAAAGAGGCTAAACGTGGAGCAAAAATGGCTCAAGAAATCAAAGAATATTACAGAAAAAAGTAAGATATAATTGAATAACATCATTAGAAGAGGCCTCTATATAAATAATTTAGAGGCCTCTTTCTACATAAACATTGAAGAATGAAGAGTAAGAAAGGTGAGAATAAAATGAATCAGAATCAAGCGAGTTTAGATATGCATGAATTTAAAAAAGGGAAAATATCCGTCGAAAGTAAAGTTGAAATCAATACAAGAGAAGACTTAGGCTTAGCTTACACTCCTGGCGTTGCTGAGCCATGTAGACAAATTGCTGAGAATCCTTCTGATGTATACCGTTACACCTCAAAGGGAAATTTAGTGGCAGTTGTAACAGATGGCACAGCCGTTTTAGGTTTAGGAGATATCGGTCCAGAAGCATCTATGCCTGTAATGGAAGGAAAGGCTATTCTTTTTAAAGAATTTGCAGGAGTAGATGCTTTTCCTATTTGTTTAGATACAAAAGGTATAGAAGAAATTATTTCTACCGTAAAAAATATTTCTCCTTCTTTTGGAGGGATTAATTTAGAAGATATTTCTTCCCCACGTTGCTTTGAAATTGAAAAGCGATTAGATGAGTTATTACCCATACCAGTTTTTCATGATGATCAACATGGAACTGCAATCGTAGTAACTGCAGGAATTATAAATAGTTTACGCTTAATTGGTAAAAAAATGGAAGACTTAAAAGTAGTATTAAATGGTCCCGGTGCTGCTGGAACAGCAATCATTTATTTATTAATGCAAATGGGTGTAAAAGATTTAGTAGTATGTGATGAAAATGGTATTTTGGCAGAGAATAGAATGGTTCCTTTAGAATTACACAAAAGAAAATTAGCAGAAAGAACGAATCCAAGAAATGTTCAAGGGGATTTACGTGCAGCTTTAAAAGATGCAGATGTTTTTATTGGTGTATCCGTTAGTAACATTCTGACCAAAGAAATGATTCAATCAATGGCAAAAAATCCTATTGTTTTTGCGATGGCGAATCCAATTCCTGAAATTATGTATAAAGACGCAAAAGCAGCAGGGGTTAAAGTTATGGGAACAGGACGGTCTGATTTCCCTAATCAAATTAATAATGTGTTGGCTTTTCCAGGAATTTTTAAAGGAGCACTTTCTGTACGAGCTTCAACAATTAATCATGAAATGAAAATAGCAGCTGCTCATGCGATTGCAGATATGGTTCAGGATGATGAATTATCTGAAGAATATATTATTCCTGATGCTTTGAATAAAGAAGTAGCTCAACAAGTGGCTGAGTATGTGTCCCGAGCTGCAAAGGAGACAGGAGTGAATCAAATCTAATGAGTAGAATAGAAAAAGATTCAATGGGAGAAGTTATTGTATCAGAAGAATTCCTATGGGGAGCACAAACGCAACGAAGTCTAGAAAATTTCCATATTGGGTCTGAAAAAATGCCTTTATCATTGATAGAAGCACTCATTCAGGTGAAAAAAGCTTGTGCAATTGTTAATCAAAAAGAAGGGAAACTTTCTGCTAAGCATTCAACTTGGATTCAAGAAGCATGTTCTTTGTTGTTAAGTGATTTGGACACATATATGGTGCACTTTCCATTAAGTTTATGGCAAACAGGCAGTGGAACACAAACAAACATGAATGTGAATGAAGTAATTGCTCATTTAGCTTCATCTACTGGGGAAATCCATCCCAATGATCATGTAAATCTTTCGCAAAGTTCCAACGATGTCTTTCCCACTGCTATGCATATAGCAGCGATAAGTCAGTTGAAAAATAAACTCCTTCCAGAAATGGAAAAATGGGTAGAGTGTTTATCTAATATGGAGAAGAAGTACGCTGATGTTATTAAAATAGGTCGTACTCACTTACAAGATGCAACTCCCATTACGTTTGGTCAAGAAGTAAGTGGTTGGAAGTGTATGATTGAAAATAGTCAAAAAGCAATTACATCAAGTAGCGAATCACTTTTAAAATTAGCAATTGGAGGAACAGCAGTAGGAACAGGTCTCAATGCATCCGAAGGCTTTGGTATTAAGATATGCAAAGAATTGGAACAGGAATTAGAAATATCGTTTGTTAATGACCCAAATAAATTTTTTGCTTTGACCAGTCATCAACCATTGTCTTTTGTTCATGGTTCTTTACGTTCCTTAGCAAGTGATTTGATGAAGATTGCAAATGATATTCGTTGGTTAGCAAGTGGTCCGCGAAATGGATTAGCAGAACTAACTTTACCTAGCAATGAACCTGGTAGTTCGATTATGCCAGGAAAAGTTAATCCAACTCAAGCGGAAGCGTTGACTATGATTACTGTTCAAATAATGGGAAACGATACAACGATCCAAATAGCTGCAAGCCAAGGTAATTTTGAATTGAATGTCTATAAACCCGTTCTGATTCATAATTTTCTTCAAACGATAACGTTATTAGCTGACGGAATGAACTCATTTAGAGAAAAATGCTTAGAAGGAATAATTATCAATAAGGAAAAAATGAAAGAATATGTCGAGGACTCCTTAATGCTAGTCACAGCATTTACTCCTTATATTGGTTATGAAAAAGCAGCTAAAATTGCTGAAAAAGCCCTTTTGGAGAATTTGACCTTAAAAGATTCCGCACTATTATTAGGTTATGCTACGAATGAAGAATTGGACCTCTGGTTGAATCCGAAATCAATGATTTAACTTCATAGGATAATAGTAATAAAATCAATCCGTAGATGTAAGGAGATATGCTATACTGATTACATCTAAAAAAAGGATGATTGAGGATGC
The Jeotgalibaca sp. MA1X17-3 genome window above contains:
- a CDS encoding amidohydrolase → MIITSKYIFDTETKTTFPGYIQMKGNRIIGKGPLTSLPENEEIIDYGTNMIIPAFIDAHTHFFLSVLLFNQKLTFISGKTENEVAEKVPDLPIVNGWKIGIGWFSSEFGQNVLPTRKSIDEVCSEIPVVLISGDAHTIWMNTKAMTLLHITTDQLPKEVSGEAIADEDGLTGVFFEAIAIHYLALILQPLKKDFQVEFQNYVGHLNKMGITTLGDVALTGEALDDFIYPELYETVQEDSKIRISFYPAMREETETIEKMAENYHSETLTFAGVKQFFDGVTSTHTAFLKEEYETPYFSGDVGLSLLPVEKMKQLIFNANEKGWPIRIHTVGDLAIHLALNYYQESQEQFPLADDMYNTLEHLEVMDAVDVPLVHQKNLVLSVQPSHLLVGWDTLDDEVGSMRASQMFPFRSFLNEGATLGFGTDSPVVVDITPIESIYFAVARKDLAGYPTEGLMPEQRISIPEALFAHTRGAAMALSRSDVGSLDIGTLADICVLDHNILEDTPEELLKTKMIATYFDGELLKD
- a CDS encoding PTS transporter subunit EIIC; its protein translation is MARKKRFGDSVQKFGRTLLLPIGVLAPVGMILGISGAFVQPYMIERFAFLGNDSVNALLISIRTIASVVFDNIPLLFAMGVAYGMSKKDKGISVFAAVTGYLTLIITMNVWLTLTGKMADPEIMTQVGQINVLGIQTMNISAAGGIITGLIGAWATDKFYNLELPTAFAFFSGKKSVPIITIGIMIAVGALLPFIWEIFVGALMKLSVVFLSTMGPFFTAAGERLFIPFGLHHVWNALFRFTEAGGSYIIDGQTFVGVVPAMNEVLFNQGPNTEYWSMMPELTRFMAQQQMLVTLFLFPGIAFAMYKTTREENKIEVRSMLITMVLTAMLGNVTEPLEFTFVFIAPLLFVVYAGIVGIGAVLLSLANVGIGYIRGTIFDFAIFGLLYERTNWIFLVLIGSGLGILTYFLFKWAILKYDIKTPGREESQNLDNTLIREKRYDEIAGIVVEALGGRNNIETVENCITRLRIDINDPRAVDKDLLEKSGSTGFFFPADKHIHIVYGPQVEFVRNAVDEALSK
- a CDS encoding adenylosuccinate lyase family protein; the encoded protein is MRALYDSKSKTMDDRGIKHLFSDEEKYKTWLLFETALAEAQAEEGFIPEQAAKDIKEAAKIENIDFEEMDRIYREIGHGFVPFLKVLVKACPVESGKYIHYGITTQNIQQSSQLYMVKQVHHKYMQLIGEILENLSILAEENKDAVMAGRTHGRHATPITYGYKVSVWISEFIECYERMQEVEKRVFKIMMGGAVGTFSSMPEVGPTVQKRVAELTGMYPMEVPSRNISTHKIEYMMNLSLMANICHKIAEEVYSTTLEEIAEVSEGFREGTVGSSTMPHKINPKLAKGIVANSQKLYSLPGLGMYSSVRPYEGDSSSYMLFDGILEEALELTTEVLLRTEELTRTMVPHRERMLHNVWRNKGLDNTENVMMELATKLGKDQSHSLMYEIAMKTANDGEDFYTNLMANDLISEEFTEEEVRNMIDPSNYIGLSVEIAEKEAKRGAKMAQEIKEYYRKK
- a CDS encoding NADP-dependent malic enzyme: MNQNQASLDMHEFKKGKISVESKVEINTREDLGLAYTPGVAEPCRQIAENPSDVYRYTSKGNLVAVVTDGTAVLGLGDIGPEASMPVMEGKAILFKEFAGVDAFPICLDTKGIEEIISTVKNISPSFGGINLEDISSPRCFEIEKRLDELLPIPVFHDDQHGTAIVVTAGIINSLRLIGKKMEDLKVVLNGPGAAGTAIIYLLMQMGVKDLVVCDENGILAENRMVPLELHKRKLAERTNPRNVQGDLRAALKDADVFIGVSVSNILTKEMIQSMAKNPIVFAMANPIPEIMYKDAKAAGVKVMGTGRSDFPNQINNVLAFPGIFKGALSVRASTINHEMKIAAAHAIADMVQDDELSEEYIIPDALNKEVAQQVAEYVSRAAKETGVNQI
- a CDS encoding class II fumarate hydratase, which codes for MSRIEKDSMGEVIVSEEFLWGAQTQRSLENFHIGSEKMPLSLIEALIQVKKACAIVNQKEGKLSAKHSTWIQEACSLLLSDLDTYMVHFPLSLWQTGSGTQTNMNVNEVIAHLASSTGEIHPNDHVNLSQSSNDVFPTAMHIAAISQLKNKLLPEMEKWVECLSNMEKKYADVIKIGRTHLQDATPITFGQEVSGWKCMIENSQKAITSSSESLLKLAIGGTAVGTGLNASEGFGIKICKELEQELEISFVNDPNKFFALTSHQPLSFVHGSLRSLASDLMKIANDIRWLASGPRNGLAELTLPSNEPGSSIMPGKVNPTQAEALTMITVQIMGNDTTIQIAASQGNFELNVYKPVLIHNFLQTITLLADGMNSFREKCLEGIIINKEKMKEYVEDSLMLVTAFTPYIGYEKAAKIAEKALLENLTLKDSALLLGYATNEELDLWLNPKSMI